A genomic segment from Nicotiana sylvestris chromosome 1, ASM39365v2, whole genome shotgun sequence encodes:
- the LOC104223013 gene encoding uncharacterized protein isoform X3, which translates to MAERYNFPMARNTEATANESKNESKMSTVKKHLPSACCAQKRKQQCSTEIVSKINRRRRDLYKQLSVDKKELLLTRRRSKKLELKKGSTALLEYTKQAAGFELHTEKNLTIVEAPCIAGKAGISSAVGAVVDCHKGKNIADHFSIFEHGSTSGAPCDRHHVETSTDINKGILKRSSKVKCFHKLVLKVFLRSRILLL; encoded by the exons ATGGCTGAAAG GTACAACTTTCCTATGGCAAGAAATACTGAAGCTACTGCCAACGAGTCCAAAAATGAATCTAAG ATGTCAACTGTTAAAAAGCATTTACCGTCAGCTTGTTGTGCGCAGAAAAGGAAGCAACAGTGCTCAACAGAAATCGTCTCTAAAATTAATCGTAGAAGACGTGATCTATACAAGCAGTTATCAGTTGATAAAAAAGAATTGCTTTTAACACGCCGGCGATCAAAAAAACTTGAATTAAAAAAGGGTTCGACTGCGCTGCTTGAATATACCAAACAAGCTGCTGGGTTTGAGCTGCATACAGAAAAAAATCTGACGATAGTCGAGGCACCATGCATTGCTGGGAAAG CAGGTATATCTTCAGCTGTGGGGGCAGTAGTTGATTGTCACAAAGGAAAAAATATTGCTGATCACTTCTCCATTTTTGAACATG GTTCGACCTCTGGTGCACCCTGTGACCGACATCATGTAGAGACGTCTACTGACATAAACAAAG GTATTTTAAAAAGATCTTCTAAAGTAAAATGTTTTCACAAGTTGGTACTAAAAG TATTTTTACGAAGCAGGATTCTCCTGTTATAA
- the LOC104223013 gene encoding uncharacterized protein isoform X7, producing the protein MNLRLLELQMSTVKKHLPSACCAQKRKQQCSTEIVSKINRRRRDLYKQLSVDKKELLLTRRRSKKLELKKGSTALLEYTKQAAGFELHTEKNLTIVEAPCIAGKAGISSAVGAVVDCHKGKNIADHFSIFEHGSTSGAPCDRHHVETSTDINKGILKRSSKVKCFHKLVLKGLAVFLRSRILLL; encoded by the exons ATGAATCTAAG ATTACTTGAACTGCAGATGTCAACTGTTAAAAAGCATTTACCGTCAGCTTGTTGTGCGCAGAAAAGGAAGCAACAGTGCTCAACAGAAATCGTCTCTAAAATTAATCGTAGAAGACGTGATCTATACAAGCAGTTATCAGTTGATAAAAAAGAATTGCTTTTAACACGCCGGCGATCAAAAAAACTTGAATTAAAAAAGGGTTCGACTGCGCTGCTTGAATATACCAAACAAGCTGCTGGGTTTGAGCTGCATACAGAAAAAAATCTGACGATAGTCGAGGCACCATGCATTGCTGGGAAAG CAGGTATATCTTCAGCTGTGGGGGCAGTAGTTGATTGTCACAAAGGAAAAAATATTGCTGATCACTTCTCCATTTTTGAACATG GTTCGACCTCTGGTGCACCCTGTGACCGACATCATGTAGAGACGTCTACTGACATAAACAAAG GTATTTTAAAAAGATCTTCTAAAGTAAAATGTTTTCACAAGTTGGTACTAAAAG GGCTAGCAGTATTTTTACGAAGCAGGATTCTCCTGTTATAA
- the LOC104223013 gene encoding uncharacterized protein isoform X5, which yields MAERYNFPMARNTEATANESKNESKMSTVKKHLPSACCAQKRKQQCSTEIVSKINRRRRDLYKQLSVDKKELLLTRRRSKKLELKKGSTALLEYTKQAAGFELHTEKNLTIVEAPCIAGKAGISSAVGAVVDCHKGKNIADHFSIFEHGSTSGAPCDRHHVETSTDINKGILKRSSKVKCFHKLVLKETK from the exons ATGGCTGAAAG GTACAACTTTCCTATGGCAAGAAATACTGAAGCTACTGCCAACGAGTCCAAAAATGAATCTAAG ATGTCAACTGTTAAAAAGCATTTACCGTCAGCTTGTTGTGCGCAGAAAAGGAAGCAACAGTGCTCAACAGAAATCGTCTCTAAAATTAATCGTAGAAGACGTGATCTATACAAGCAGTTATCAGTTGATAAAAAAGAATTGCTTTTAACACGCCGGCGATCAAAAAAACTTGAATTAAAAAAGGGTTCGACTGCGCTGCTTGAATATACCAAACAAGCTGCTGGGTTTGAGCTGCATACAGAAAAAAATCTGACGATAGTCGAGGCACCATGCATTGCTGGGAAAG CAGGTATATCTTCAGCTGTGGGGGCAGTAGTTGATTGTCACAAAGGAAAAAATATTGCTGATCACTTCTCCATTTTTGAACATG GTTCGACCTCTGGTGCACCCTGTGACCGACATCATGTAGAGACGTCTACTGACATAAACAAAG GTATTTTAAAAAGATCTTCTAAAGTAAAATGTTTTCACAAGTTGGTACTAAAAG AAACTAAATGA
- the LOC104223013 gene encoding uncharacterized protein isoform X4 — protein MAERYNFPMARNTEATANESKNESKMSTVKKHLPSACCAQKRKQQCSTEIVSKINRRRRDLYKQLSVDKKELLLTRRRSKKLELKKGSTALLEYTKQAAGFELHTEKNLTIVEAPCIAGKAGISSAVGAVVDCHKGKNIADHFSIFEHGSTSGAPCDRHHVETSTDINKGILKRSSKVKCFHKLVLKDKL, from the exons ATGGCTGAAAG GTACAACTTTCCTATGGCAAGAAATACTGAAGCTACTGCCAACGAGTCCAAAAATGAATCTAAG ATGTCAACTGTTAAAAAGCATTTACCGTCAGCTTGTTGTGCGCAGAAAAGGAAGCAACAGTGCTCAACAGAAATCGTCTCTAAAATTAATCGTAGAAGACGTGATCTATACAAGCAGTTATCAGTTGATAAAAAAGAATTGCTTTTAACACGCCGGCGATCAAAAAAACTTGAATTAAAAAAGGGTTCGACTGCGCTGCTTGAATATACCAAACAAGCTGCTGGGTTTGAGCTGCATACAGAAAAAAATCTGACGATAGTCGAGGCACCATGCATTGCTGGGAAAG CAGGTATATCTTCAGCTGTGGGGGCAGTAGTTGATTGTCACAAAGGAAAAAATATTGCTGATCACTTCTCCATTTTTGAACATG GTTCGACCTCTGGTGCACCCTGTGACCGACATCATGTAGAGACGTCTACTGACATAAACAAAG GTATTTTAAAAAGATCTTCTAAAGTAAAATGTTTTCACAAGTTGGTACTAAAAG ACAAGCTTTGA
- the LOC104223013 gene encoding uncharacterized protein isoform X6 yields the protein MAERYNFPMARNTEATANESKNESKKRKQQCSTEIVSKINRRRRDLYKQLSVDKKELLLTRRRSKKLELKKGSTALLEYTKQAAGFELHTEKNLTIVEAPCIAGKAGISSAVGAVVDCHKGKNIADHFSIFEHGSTSGAPCDRHHVETSTDINKGILKRSSKVKCFHKLVLKGLAVFLRSRILLL from the exons ATGGCTGAAAG GTACAACTTTCCTATGGCAAGAAATACTGAAGCTACTGCCAACGAGTCCAAAAATGAATCTAAG AAAAGGAAGCAACAGTGCTCAACAGAAATCGTCTCTAAAATTAATCGTAGAAGACGTGATCTATACAAGCAGTTATCAGTTGATAAAAAAGAATTGCTTTTAACACGCCGGCGATCAAAAAAACTTGAATTAAAAAAGGGTTCGACTGCGCTGCTTGAATATACCAAACAAGCTGCTGGGTTTGAGCTGCATACAGAAAAAAATCTGACGATAGTCGAGGCACCATGCATTGCTGGGAAAG CAGGTATATCTTCAGCTGTGGGGGCAGTAGTTGATTGTCACAAAGGAAAAAATATTGCTGATCACTTCTCCATTTTTGAACATG GTTCGACCTCTGGTGCACCCTGTGACCGACATCATGTAGAGACGTCTACTGACATAAACAAAG GTATTTTAAAAAGATCTTCTAAAGTAAAATGTTTTCACAAGTTGGTACTAAAAG GGCTAGCAGTATTTTTACGAAGCAGGATTCTCCTGTTATAA
- the LOC104223013 gene encoding uncharacterized protein isoform X2: MAERYNFPMARNTEATANESKNESKMSTVKKHLPSACCAQKRKQQCSTEIVSKINRRRRDLYKQLSVDKKELLLTRRRSKKLELKKGSTALLEYTKQAAGFELHTEKNLTIVEAPCIAGKGISSAVGAVVDCHKGKNIADHFSIFEHGSTSGAPCDRHHVETSTDINKGILKRSSKVKCFHKLVLKGLAVFLRSRILLL; the protein is encoded by the exons ATGGCTGAAAG GTACAACTTTCCTATGGCAAGAAATACTGAAGCTACTGCCAACGAGTCCAAAAATGAATCTAAG ATGTCAACTGTTAAAAAGCATTTACCGTCAGCTTGTTGTGCGCAGAAAAGGAAGCAACAGTGCTCAACAGAAATCGTCTCTAAAATTAATCGTAGAAGACGTGATCTATACAAGCAGTTATCAGTTGATAAAAAAGAATTGCTTTTAACACGCCGGCGATCAAAAAAACTTGAATTAAAAAAGGGTTCGACTGCGCTGCTTGAATATACCAAACAAGCTGCTGGGTTTGAGCTGCATACAGAAAAAAATCTGACGATAGTCGAGGCACCATGCATTGCTGGGAAAG GTATATCTTCAGCTGTGGGGGCAGTAGTTGATTGTCACAAAGGAAAAAATATTGCTGATCACTTCTCCATTTTTGAACATG GTTCGACCTCTGGTGCACCCTGTGACCGACATCATGTAGAGACGTCTACTGACATAAACAAAG GTATTTTAAAAAGATCTTCTAAAGTAAAATGTTTTCACAAGTTGGTACTAAAAG GGCTAGCAGTATTTTTACGAAGCAGGATTCTCCTGTTATAA
- the LOC104223013 gene encoding uncharacterized protein isoform X8, translating into MAERYNFPMARNTEATANESKNESKMSTVKKHLPSACCAQKRKQQCSTEIVSKINRRRRDLYKQLSVDKKELLLTRRRSKKLELKKGSTALLEYTKQAAGFELHTEKNLTIVEAPCIAGKAGISSAVGAVVDCHKGKNIADHFSIFEHGSTSGAPCDRHHVETSTDINKDKL; encoded by the exons ATGGCTGAAAG GTACAACTTTCCTATGGCAAGAAATACTGAAGCTACTGCCAACGAGTCCAAAAATGAATCTAAG ATGTCAACTGTTAAAAAGCATTTACCGTCAGCTTGTTGTGCGCAGAAAAGGAAGCAACAGTGCTCAACAGAAATCGTCTCTAAAATTAATCGTAGAAGACGTGATCTATACAAGCAGTTATCAGTTGATAAAAAAGAATTGCTTTTAACACGCCGGCGATCAAAAAAACTTGAATTAAAAAAGGGTTCGACTGCGCTGCTTGAATATACCAAACAAGCTGCTGGGTTTGAGCTGCATACAGAAAAAAATCTGACGATAGTCGAGGCACCATGCATTGCTGGGAAAG CAGGTATATCTTCAGCTGTGGGGGCAGTAGTTGATTGTCACAAAGGAAAAAATATTGCTGATCACTTCTCCATTTTTGAACATG GTTCGACCTCTGGTGCACCCTGTGACCGACATCATGTAGAGACGTCTACTGACATAAACAAAG ACAAGCTTTGA
- the LOC104223013 gene encoding uncharacterized protein isoform X1 — translation MAERYNFPMARNTEATANESKNESKMSTVKKHLPSACCAQKRKQQCSTEIVSKINRRRRDLYKQLSVDKKELLLTRRRSKKLELKKGSTALLEYTKQAAGFELHTEKNLTIVEAPCIAGKAGISSAVGAVVDCHKGKNIADHFSIFEHGSTSGAPCDRHHVETSTDINKGILKRSSKVKCFHKLVLKGLAVFLRSRILLL, via the exons ATGGCTGAAAG GTACAACTTTCCTATGGCAAGAAATACTGAAGCTACTGCCAACGAGTCCAAAAATGAATCTAAG ATGTCAACTGTTAAAAAGCATTTACCGTCAGCTTGTTGTGCGCAGAAAAGGAAGCAACAGTGCTCAACAGAAATCGTCTCTAAAATTAATCGTAGAAGACGTGATCTATACAAGCAGTTATCAGTTGATAAAAAAGAATTGCTTTTAACACGCCGGCGATCAAAAAAACTTGAATTAAAAAAGGGTTCGACTGCGCTGCTTGAATATACCAAACAAGCTGCTGGGTTTGAGCTGCATACAGAAAAAAATCTGACGATAGTCGAGGCACCATGCATTGCTGGGAAAG CAGGTATATCTTCAGCTGTGGGGGCAGTAGTTGATTGTCACAAAGGAAAAAATATTGCTGATCACTTCTCCATTTTTGAACATG GTTCGACCTCTGGTGCACCCTGTGACCGACATCATGTAGAGACGTCTACTGACATAAACAAAG GTATTTTAAAAAGATCTTCTAAAGTAAAATGTTTTCACAAGTTGGTACTAAAAG GGCTAGCAGTATTTTTACGAAGCAGGATTCTCCTGTTATAA